The segment CGGGCAAATTATGCGTTGCATTTACTGATACAATTCATGTAGATCAAATCACTGGCCACTGTTTTTATACTAAAATTATTATTGATCAAATTTCTTGCACAAATCTCTATTAAACCATATTATTTTCACTTTCCTGCAATCCCATTCGATAGAAAGGAACTAACAAGACAACAGCACTGCGAATTGCAACTCTGAAATGCTTTGTCGAAGCCGCCAATGGATTTTTAATGGCCAAATGTATGCTTTCGCTAATTTGATGAGAGCACGAATAGAAATACAACTATGAGAAATAGATTTTTTatattaatgcaaataataatgattttACTCGGGTTGAAGGGAATCCGGATATTGGACAGGAATAGATAAATGGGAACAAATTTAGATTTTGATTGATCTTAATTTGGGCAACATTCCTTTCATAAAGGCGGCCTAGGCAAAGCATTCTATTTTACTCTGATACATTCTTTAATTTATCCTCACTCCCAAAATAAATAAGCGAATGCTTCATACTGTAAAAAAACTGAAGCAAGATCTCAATATACATACACTGCTCTCTTCAAGCACGAATCCACAAGTTTACCAGCATTTATCAACACAAGATGCTAAGTACGTGGGCGCTGTGTCCTGCGCCGCTTTCCACGAATAGATTTGGTCCATCCAACTGTGCTCCCCTGCACACCTGCCTCGTGTGTTCTAGGCTTACTCCGTCTAGTGGAAGTCTTTCTCTCATTCCTATGGCAAGTGCTGTCTCTACTAGAATGGCTTGAAGAAGGCCCAACACAAGCAACCCGTCCTTGTTGATGAACGACACTTTCTTTTGTGACAGAGCTGCTTCTTTCAGATATGTCCTTAACAAGACTCAGAAGTATATTAGCTGCAAGATTTTCACgtgcctcctcttcttcttcagagATTCCTTTATTCTCCTGTAATTTATTGCATTCCTTAGGTGTCTCGGTTGCCTCTGAGGATCTGTCTTTGGATGGCATCTTGTCTGTTATAAGATGATCGCTTTGCAAAGCTAGCATTTGATTGGTAGAGGAAAGTTGTGTATTGAGTTGGGTATCAATCAGGCGTTCAATTCGGTCTCTGTGTTTCAAGCTGTCTATCTGAATATCCTCCATATCCTTTTCACCTGACGGACATTCTTCGTTCTTGACATCATCCAGCTCACTTCTTGGACTGCCTTGGACTTTTACGTGACCGTTGCTGGTCAAAGCCTGGGAATGAACTTTATTGAACTGTCCTTTATCATCAGCCAGAGCACCTTCCGGTTCTTCTATTTGTACACACTGGATTCTACTGTGGATCCCATTTGTTTCTATCTGTAGCTGACCCTCAACGCTTTCTCTTATCTTACTTTCTGAGCAAATACTTGTGTAAGTGTCTATGGGATCCAGCTGTCGTGCATCTTCGCCTCTACATTGTTTCCCCTCATGGGTTCCTAGATTGTTGCTTCCATGGCCAGAGGAATCAAGGTCCTCTAGCTTATTAGTTTCTTTCTGTGATCCCATTCTTGATGCACAAATTTCACTCTTGTCAGTTGAAAGCCAATGCATCTTGTGGCTGGCATCTATTGACATTGTGTCCTCTAAATTCAACAATCCAGAAAGTTCTGTCTGCATCCCTTGTATCTTAAAACTAGTTTGTAAGTTTTTGTCAGGGGCATGCTTCTGGATATCAAGAGCCTTACTGAAGCAAACTTCGCTAGCAATTTTTTGTAGCTCCTTTGAGTCTTGAGATACTGCTTGCCCAGCAGAACATTCACTAGTGGAAATATTCCTCTTTTCTAACAGGGGATAATTTCCTTTATCAGATGAACTTGATTTAGAcccatcttcatcttttcttttactTTCATTGACCAATATTCTAATCTGTGTTTGTTCAGTAGTACGAAGCTCAGATTTACAATCTTTGCTAATTTCTTCTTGCTGCCCTGCTACTTCCTGTGTATCTAGACTGTGGTTATTACATCTTGATACTTTAGCATTAATTTGCTGTTTCTCTGATGTATTGAAAGGCTTTGAAGGCTCATTCCCTGTCGTAGAGATTCTTCTTTCTGAGTGATTGGATGTCTGGATATCTCTTGAATCTAATGTACATCCAGCTGTTCTATCAAAAGGTGGGTTGGCTGATGTAATACTAGAATGTTGAGGTCTAGGAAACCCTTCAGAACCATTAACACTGGAACTTTCCTCATGGCAGCGTTTTGTTTTAGCTTGCAAGGATGTCTCATTCTCTGCTTGTGATATAGGCTTCCCAGGTGTATGACTTTCTATGTGACCATCCCCCTGCTTTGATGACTGATCAGCACTATGACATGGTGCTGAAAATTTGTTATTATTTAAAACTTGCTGCTGATATGGATATAATTGAAAATATGCTCCCTGAGGACACCATGCAGCTGAGAGTGGATTTGGCAGAGGCCCCATTTCACTGGTTTTATTAACTGCTGGGAAAACAAATCCCTGAGCTGCAAGGGCAGGGTGACCTTCAACACTCCATTGCATGCCAATTGCTGGAATAGCTGCTCCAACTGGATATCCCGTAGGGAAAACCAAAGGAGTGAGCTGATTGGGAACTCCATAAGGATTGGGTGCTAAAATAGTTTGGAATGATTCTGTTGGATGTCTTACTAAGTTCTCTTGTGTGCTTCCGTTCTCTTCACAATTCTGTGCTTCTTTGTTTACACTAGTTTTCTTATCTATGTCTTGCATTGTACCTGACATCTTGATGTCTGTCAGAAAGGGGAAAATTCCTTTCCCTTGTATGAAAGGGTCTTCAGAGCTACCAACAAAGTTCCATCCCTGTGGTTGAGAGAAAACGGGGGCTAGCATCCAGCTTGTCATTTGACTGGGAGAATCATTTTCTGGGTTTCTCGAACCTGTCACTGTTGCCTGAATAATGCACCAAACTAGTTAGTTTTAGTTTGTTGGAGAAACATGTTACAGTCTAGTCTCATtgccaaaaaaaagaagaaaagggtgAAATGAACAAATAATTGTAATTTACCTCCGCTTATTCTTATTAAAAGGAAATGATGTATCTGGTATGATTGAAATTTttccataacaaaagatatttgcCATGGCTATGTTATGTGAGCTTGCAAGTCTTGTCCAACTTTCTTCTAAGATAACAGGGTTCGTAGTTTTCAAAATTCATATTTTTACAGCAGATAAGTATTTAGGAAAACAATGTCCATTGAAACCAAAAGATGTGGCGATTGCAAGATCTCTAATGTAGTTTTCGTATATGAAATGATGACCTTTAAAGTATGATTAGAGCGATTGCAAGATCTCTAATGTAGTTTTCGTATATGAAATGATGACCTTTAAAGTATGATTAGATCATAATATAAGTATACATATTCTTAAAAATGAGATTCAAGGAAATGTGAATTAAGTTGAGCAAAAGATAGGAGAAAAATGACAGATCAGTTTTCAAACAAATATTCCAAACTGTGCATAACTCAATGCAGAAGTTTATCAACTTAAGTTAGAAATAGTAGGTCAATGTTGAGCAGGTCTCTCAAAACTTATCGAATCATGTCTAGTACAGAAAAAAAGTAAATATCTTGTTCTCCTTCAATTCGGAAATTTTTGCTACTGTGATTAAGATGCAAAAATGCATGATAAATTACTGCATAGTCTGCATAAGCTTTCCCAACCAATGTTGCAAGTATATCTATTTTACATTTCCAAGTCTCTAAAGAAAAACCAATATGAAAACCAATGAAGGACATGACAGAATTGAAATTTATCAGATAACAGTCGTCACCAATGATTAATACTTCAAGACATTGGGATCATGCCTACAATATTTGAAAAGAATTTTTTGCCTCTGAGATTGCTGGAAGTAACAAGATTGAGGATATTATATGATATGGACATTAAGGTCCAGAAATTAGAGGTGAAACAATGAAAGCAGAAGAAAAAAGCCTGATTTTTCCAGTTTCTCAGTAAACAGCCAAGTCGTCAGGAATCAAGGTGGAACCTAAATTTGATGTAGTTTGTTAGCTTCCTAGAAATCATCATCTTAGTATGTTTTCAATGCAATCACACCATGTTTTTTATGTTTCTTCTGTGCAACCAATGAACAGTTTCCCTGCAAACAGTCTCTCTTGTATGAAAACAAGTATGAAGCTTTGTATGAGTCTATGAGATATCTGCCCAGCTAGTAGAAATACCAATCCTGGTAAAAGTTCCAAGGGGCTTATGGAAAATGTTAACATGCTCATAGATAATAATATGATAAAGGTCAATAGGAGGTCTGCTTTCCAAGACAATCCAACCTTGGATGTATATCAATTGTACATTCAAACCAAATCCCTATTTGTGGCACAGATTTAGTGCTGGGATATGTCTCTACCCCTTATCTAAATTTTATATGTATGCTTTAAATATAGGTGGTCTGCTTTCCAAGACAATTCAACCTTGGATGTATATCAATTGTACATTCAAACCAAATCCCTATTTGTGGCACAGATTTAGTGCTGGGATATGTCTCTACCCCTTATCTAAATTTTATATGTATGCTTTAAATATAgctttcatgcaaattgattacTTGGCACTTCTTTGGAACACGGTTTTGGAAGCTTATAGTCTTGGCCTTGAAGACTTGAACATATTTGTGTGAATAAGTGTTTTGTGTTTTGTTAAGAATGCATGAAGAATAAAGGAATAAATTCAATAAAACAATTTGTATCGATTCTTGTATGTCATTCTTGATAATTGTTTCATTTGTTCTTTATGTTCTTTGTTCTTTTGTGCTTTTTGACATCTCAACTTCTGCAGTTTTCTTAAAATGGTTTCTGAGTCAGTATAGATAAGCTTGGGCAGATATGTGGCCCAAAAGGAGAGTGGATTGATTTTTTAACACCCCTATCAAGTCATATAACCTAATTCTAGTACC is part of the Cryptomeria japonica chromosome 10, Sugi_1.0, whole genome shotgun sequence genome and harbors:
- the LOC131040932 gene encoding uncharacterized protein LOC131040932 isoform X1 — translated: MRQVNTVGFGEWVGGKKNLRNSSLYLQTIRTVQDVPSLESRSNRMIFQDVSSNYPTTPHTNINSSCSKVVHAFGQRHFLQNLSEDKMEHIRKTMIKHEEMFKEQVKALHRLYNTQRSAMHEIRKHSFSPHNLSIFSTTAIHLHDDASKISDIKGKLHQVSPFKQAENHSISITRPRSPVRFILTDENIAKSSGQSSLWNGENKAINSAVKEKRARKTIDLERPPEEYLDDLDDFSENQEREMREAGNPDEVSVAPRNVLDTDEMLGGSEKVSSITQMEEQFSKQREWFRTDIGRHVERENLESVPLKRLKGSQDDTDLLPDLKDSIDQETSTPTIVQSTSGTVMFLEKEGKMDKKSSEWESNGMNHAQHDKKQKHQSFDLECKDKPSDINTKLPSWFPQATVTGSRNPENDSPSQMTSWMLAPVFSQPQGWNFVGSSEDPFIQGKGIFPFLTDIKMSGTMQDIDKKTSVNKEAQNCEENGSTQENLVRHPTESFQTILAPNPYGVPNQLTPLVFPTGYPVGAAIPAIGMQWSVEGHPALAAQGFVFPAVNKTSEMGPLPNPLSAAWCPQGAYFQLYPYQQQVLNNNKFSAPCHSADQSSKQGDGHIESHTPGKPISQAENETSLQAKTKRCHEESSSVNGSEGFPRPQHSSITSANPPFDRTAGCTLDSRDIQTSNHSERRISTTGNEPSKPFNTSEKQQINAKVSRCNNHSLDTQEVAGQQEEISKDCKSELRTTEQTQIRILVNESKRKDEDGSKSSSSDKGNYPLLEKRNISTSECSAGQAVSQDSKELQKIASEVCFSKALDIQKHAPDKNLQTSFKIQGMQTELSGLLNLEDTMSIDASHKMHWLSTDKSEICASRMGSQKETNKLEDLDSSGHGSNNLGTHEGKQCRGEDARQLDPIDTYTSICSESKIRESVEGQLQIETNGIHSRIQCVQIEEPEGALADDKGQFNKVHSQALTSNGHVKVQGSPRSELDDVKNEECPSGEKDMEDIQIDSLKHRDRIERLIDTQLNTQLSSTNQMLALQSDHLITDKMPSKDRSSEATETPKECNKLQENKGISEEEEEARENLAANILLSLVKDISERSSSVTKESVVHQQGRVACVGPSSSHSSRDSTCHRNERKTSTRRSKPRTHEAGVQGSTVGWTKSIRGKRRRTQRPRT
- the LOC131040932 gene encoding uncharacterized protein LOC131040932 isoform X4, yielding MIFQDVSSNYPTTPHTNINSSCSKVVHAFGQRHFLQNLSEDKMEHIRKTMIKHEEMFKEQVKALHRLYNTQRSAMHEIRKHSFSPHNLSIFSTTAIHLHDDASKISDIKGKLHQVSPFKQAENHSISITRPRSPVRFILTDENIAKSSGQSSLWNGENKAINSAVKEKRARKTIDLERPPEEYLDDLDDFSENQEREMREAGNPDEVSVAPRNVLDTDEMLGGSEKVSSITQMEEQFSKQREWFRTDIGRHVERENLESVPLKRLKGSQDDTDLLPDLKDSIDQETSTPTIVQSTSGTVMFLEKEGKMDKKSSEWESNGMNHAQHDKKQKHQSFDLECKDKPSDINTKLPSWFPQATVTGSRNPENDSPSQMTSWMLAPVFSQPQGWNFVGSSEDPFIQGKGIFPFLTDIKMSGTMQDIDKKTSVNKEAQNCEENGSTQENLVRHPTESFQTILAPNPYGVPNQLTPLVFPTGYPVGAAIPAIGMQWSVEGHPALAAQGFVFPAVNKTSEMGPLPNPLSAAWCPQGAYFQLYPYQQQVLNNNKFSAPCHSADQSSKQGDGHIESHTPGKPISQAENETSLQAKTKRCHEESSSVNGSEGFPRPQHSSITSANPPFDRTAGCTLDSRDIQTSNHSERRISTTGNEPSKPFNTSEKQQINAKVSRCNNHSLDTQEVAGQQEEISKDCKSELRTTEQTQIRILVNESKRKDEDGSKSSSSDKGNYPLLEKRNISTSECSAGQAVSQDSKELQKIASEVCFSKALDIQKHAPDKNLQTSFKIQGMQTELSGLLNLEDTMSIDASHKMHWLSTDKSEICASRMGSQKETNKLEDLDSSGHGSNNLGTHEGKQCRGEDARQLDPIDTYTSICSESKIRESVEGQLQIETNGIHSRIQCVQIEEPEGALADDKGQFNKVHSQALTSNGHVKVQGSPRSELDDVKNEECPSGEKDMEDIQIDSLKHRDRIERLIDTQLNTQLSSTNQMLALQSDHLITDKMPSKDRSSEATETPKECNKLQENKGISEEEEEARENLAANILLSLVKDISERSSSVTKESVVHQQGRVACVGPSSSHSSRDSTCHRNERKTSTRRSKPRTHEAGVQGSTVGWTKSIRGKRRRTQRPRT
- the LOC131040932 gene encoding uncharacterized protein LOC131040932 isoform X2, with protein sequence MVDDGFPSDRRICGDVFLQTIRTVQDVPSLESRSNRMIFQDVSSNYPTTPHTNINSSCSKVVHAFGQRHFLQNLSEDKMEHIRKTMIKHEEMFKEQVKALHRLYNTQRSAMHEIRKHSFSPHNLSIFSTTAIHLHDDASKISDIKGKLHQVSPFKQAENHSISITRPRSPVRFILTDENIAKSSGQSSLWNGENKAINSAVKEKRARKTIDLERPPEEYLDDLDDFSENQEREMREAGNPDEVSVAPRNVLDTDEMLGGSEKVSSITQMEEQFSKQREWFRTDIGRHVERENLESVPLKRLKGSQDDTDLLPDLKDSIDQETSTPTIVQSTSGTVMFLEKEGKMDKKSSEWESNGMNHAQHDKKQKHQSFDLECKDKPSDINTKLPSWFPQATVTGSRNPENDSPSQMTSWMLAPVFSQPQGWNFVGSSEDPFIQGKGIFPFLTDIKMSGTMQDIDKKTSVNKEAQNCEENGSTQENLVRHPTESFQTILAPNPYGVPNQLTPLVFPTGYPVGAAIPAIGMQWSVEGHPALAAQGFVFPAVNKTSEMGPLPNPLSAAWCPQGAYFQLYPYQQQVLNNNKFSAPCHSADQSSKQGDGHIESHTPGKPISQAENETSLQAKTKRCHEESSSVNGSEGFPRPQHSSITSANPPFDRTAGCTLDSRDIQTSNHSERRISTTGNEPSKPFNTSEKQQINAKVSRCNNHSLDTQEVAGQQEEISKDCKSELRTTEQTQIRILVNESKRKDEDGSKSSSSDKGNYPLLEKRNISTSECSAGQAVSQDSKELQKIASEVCFSKALDIQKHAPDKNLQTSFKIQGMQTELSGLLNLEDTMSIDASHKMHWLSTDKSEICASRMGSQKETNKLEDLDSSGHGSNNLGTHEGKQCRGEDARQLDPIDTYTSICSESKIRESVEGQLQIETNGIHSRIQCVQIEEPEGALADDKGQFNKVHSQALTSNGHVKVQGSPRSELDDVKNEECPSGEKDMEDIQIDSLKHRDRIERLIDTQLNTQLSSTNQMLALQSDHLITDKMPSKDRSSEATETPKECNKLQENKGISEEEEEARENLAANILLSLVKDISERSSSVTKESVVHQQGRVACVGPSSSHSSRDSTCHRNERKTSTRRSKPRTHEAGVQGSTVGWTKSIRGKRRRTQRPRT
- the LOC131040932 gene encoding uncharacterized protein LOC131040932 isoform X3, translated to MGRWQEESPQQQTIRTVQDVPSLESRSNRMIFQDVSSNYPTTPHTNINSSCSKVVHAFGQRHFLQNLSEDKMEHIRKTMIKHEEMFKEQVKALHRLYNTQRSAMHEIRKHSFSPHNLSIFSTTAIHLHDDASKISDIKGKLHQVSPFKQAENHSISITRPRSPVRFILTDENIAKSSGQSSLWNGENKAINSAVKEKRARKTIDLERPPEEYLDDLDDFSENQEREMREAGNPDEVSVAPRNVLDTDEMLGGSEKVSSITQMEEQFSKQREWFRTDIGRHVERENLESVPLKRLKGSQDDTDLLPDLKDSIDQETSTPTIVQSTSGTVMFLEKEGKMDKKSSEWESNGMNHAQHDKKQKHQSFDLECKDKPSDINTKLPSWFPQATVTGSRNPENDSPSQMTSWMLAPVFSQPQGWNFVGSSEDPFIQGKGIFPFLTDIKMSGTMQDIDKKTSVNKEAQNCEENGSTQENLVRHPTESFQTILAPNPYGVPNQLTPLVFPTGYPVGAAIPAIGMQWSVEGHPALAAQGFVFPAVNKTSEMGPLPNPLSAAWCPQGAYFQLYPYQQQVLNNNKFSAPCHSADQSSKQGDGHIESHTPGKPISQAENETSLQAKTKRCHEESSSVNGSEGFPRPQHSSITSANPPFDRTAGCTLDSRDIQTSNHSERRISTTGNEPSKPFNTSEKQQINAKVSRCNNHSLDTQEVAGQQEEISKDCKSELRTTEQTQIRILVNESKRKDEDGSKSSSSDKGNYPLLEKRNISTSECSAGQAVSQDSKELQKIASEVCFSKALDIQKHAPDKNLQTSFKIQGMQTELSGLLNLEDTMSIDASHKMHWLSTDKSEICASRMGSQKETNKLEDLDSSGHGSNNLGTHEGKQCRGEDARQLDPIDTYTSICSESKIRESVEGQLQIETNGIHSRIQCVQIEEPEGALADDKGQFNKVHSQALTSNGHVKVQGSPRSELDDVKNEECPSGEKDMEDIQIDSLKHRDRIERLIDTQLNTQLSSTNQMLALQSDHLITDKMPSKDRSSEATETPKECNKLQENKGISEEEEEARENLAANILLSLVKDISERSSSVTKESVVHQQGRVACVGPSSSHSSRDSTCHRNERKTSTRRSKPRTHEAGVQGSTVGWTKSIRGKRRRTQRPRT